In one window of Chryseobacterium phocaeense DNA:
- a CDS encoding Crp/Fnr family transcriptional regulator, with product MSTEFESVLNHFSQYIKLSEPLQKELLDRLSFQTFRKGELLHDADKICTRSYFILKGLTRTYYLKDGTEISEYFSSENEWVNSPKSFIQRVKDIYSIDCLEKTETFCLKVDDLGYLFDNFPEMERYARLSMGSVFGHLMERINSQRFTTAKEKYEHFLAVYKGIYHRIPLGMTASYLGITQSTLSRLRAEK from the coding sequence ATGTCCACAGAATTCGAAAGCGTTCTAAACCACTTCAGTCAATACATAAAACTAAGCGAGCCTCTGCAAAAAGAATTGCTGGACAGGTTATCCTTTCAGACTTTCAGAAAAGGAGAGCTTTTGCATGATGCGGATAAAATCTGTACCCGGAGTTATTTTATACTGAAGGGTCTTACAAGAACCTATTATCTGAAGGATGGAACAGAGATCAGCGAATATTTTTCCAGCGAAAACGAATGGGTGAATTCTCCCAAAAGCTTTATCCAGAGAGTAAAAGATATCTATTCCATTGACTGTCTCGAAAAAACGGAAACTTTCTGCCTGAAAGTAGATGATCTCGGTTACCTGTTTGATAACTTTCCTGAAATGGAGCGCTATGCAAGACTGTCTATGGGAAGTGTTTTCGGGCATTTGATGGAGCGCATTAATTCACAGAGATTTACTACTGCCAAGGAAAAATACGAACATTTTCTGGCAGTTTACAAAGGGATTTATCACCGGATTCCATTGGGAATGACGGCTTCCTATCTTGGAATCACCCAGTCTACACTCAGCAGATTAAGAGCTGAAAAGTAG
- a CDS encoding acyl-CoA thioester hydrolase/BAAT C-terminal domain-containing protein: MKLLFKIFLALIFSVTALKAQDTIRSKNTDAVLYKPSKNILGLVVGLGGAEGGNAWASKHWKATRDQFLEKGYAFLALAYFGSKNSPKLLEKIEIQDVYNAISLSKQKIKTDKVAIIGGSRGADLALLLGSYYSDISCIIALSASHAVFPGNTDHFSTSSWTFNGKELPFVPVNEVAVPFMMERKIRQAFEAMLQDKESEQKSLIKVENIKAPVLLMSGKQDEICPSSEMSDRIIQRLKDHHFKYHYEHIKFEGGHTEPYQHFDKVFSFLQSNF, translated from the coding sequence ATGAAACTACTCTTTAAAATTTTCCTCGCACTTATTTTTTCTGTTACGGCTTTAAAAGCACAGGACACCATCCGGTCAAAGAATACCGATGCTGTTTTATATAAACCTTCCAAAAATATTCTCGGACTGGTCGTAGGACTTGGAGGAGCAGAAGGAGGGAATGCCTGGGCATCAAAACATTGGAAAGCTACAAGAGATCAGTTCCTTGAGAAAGGATATGCATTTCTGGCGCTGGCTTATTTCGGGTCGAAAAATTCCCCGAAGCTCCTTGAAAAAATCGAGATTCAGGATGTCTATAATGCGATCAGCCTTTCAAAACAGAAAATAAAAACTGATAAAGTGGCAATCATAGGTGGTTCAAGAGGAGCGGATCTTGCGCTGCTGCTGGGAAGTTATTATTCTGATATCTCGTGCATTATTGCTTTGTCTGCAAGCCATGCTGTTTTTCCGGGGAATACAGATCATTTTTCCACATCCAGCTGGACCTTTAATGGAAAAGAGCTTCCTTTTGTTCCGGTGAATGAAGTTGCCGTTCCGTTTATGATGGAAAGAAAGATAAGACAGGCTTTTGAGGCAATGCTTCAGGATAAAGAATCCGAGCAGAAATCATTGATAAAAGTTGAAAATATCAAGGCACCTGTTCTGCTGATGTCCGGAAAACAGGATGAGATCTGTCCTTCGTCCGAAATGTCCGACAGGATAATTCAAAGATTGAAGGACCATCATTTTAAATATCATTATGAGCATATAAAATTTGAAGGCGGTCATACCGAACCTTATCAGCATTTTGATAAAGTTTTCAGTTTTCTTCAAAGTAATTTTTAG
- a CDS encoding TonB-dependent siderophore receptor → MKRTIISACFLTASFMSAQETDTIKVSEIQSVSLQGTNNYRTKKSESVARLPLENLENPTVYNIVPKEIISEMNAVDFNTAMASAPGVVVSNSVNDSGNDIFLRGFSSSANFRNGLLQNPRVQSEIANVERVEVIKGPSGTLFGGTLANYGGVVNIVTKKPQENFGGIIGYTTGSWGMNRITADVNAPLNKEKTALARFNVAAYSQDSFQDAGYNKGLFFSGSILYKVNDKTTVTLDTEFHAPEKTLNAYVRQSERLTISSMKDLQGAHERSFTSNDIGSKRTNFVTMAEVTHKFNDQWTSRTSYQRGEANENESIFLVLNYLNNNSISRSIRPFDNYKITTDNIQQNFIGDFKIGKLRNRLVVGLDYFQQTSKNQFPTFKVGNNLSSVFAPYPLNGVFTDDYGTPKGNDVVMLDSGSPWTSISKDVIRSIPRTGTGYDINKISTFSVYASDILNITDNLLIMASLRMDNYKSDNVISNGVEGKGKYTQTQFSPKFGLVYEIVQNEISFFANYVNGFKNVAPTVDPRDKNTYIEYDPEQGDQFETGFKLDLFGKKLLTTISYYNMRIKNRLMPDPSGIIGLYIQDGNIKNQGFEVDFVANPVKGLNIVAGYGFNDNKYDDRSVNNGKRSAWSPKHVANLWTSYKVMDGAYEGLGFGAGFNFVDKTYINITNHFLSPSYTTVGATVFYDKKKYRIGLKMNNALNETYWNFYGQPQKPREILANFAFKF, encoded by the coding sequence ATGAAAAGAACAATTATTTCTGCTTGCTTTTTAACAGCATCCTTTATGAGTGCACAGGAAACCGATACCATCAAAGTTTCTGAAATCCAGTCCGTATCACTCCAGGGAACAAACAATTACAGAACCAAAAAATCAGAATCTGTAGCAAGACTTCCCCTGGAAAATCTGGAAAATCCCACTGTTTACAATATTGTCCCGAAAGAAATTATCAGCGAGATGAACGCGGTTGATTTTAACACAGCCATGGCCTCTGCTCCCGGAGTGGTAGTAAGCAACAGTGTGAACGATAGTGGTAATGATATATTCCTGAGAGGATTCAGTTCCTCTGCCAACTTCAGAAACGGGCTTCTTCAAAACCCAAGAGTACAATCGGAAATTGCCAATGTGGAAAGGGTAGAAGTCATCAAAGGACCTTCAGGAACCTTATTTGGAGGAACCTTAGCGAATTATGGAGGAGTAGTGAATATTGTGACCAAAAAACCTCAGGAGAACTTCGGGGGAATTATCGGATACACCACAGGAAGCTGGGGTATGAACAGAATTACTGCTGATGTAAACGCCCCTTTGAACAAAGAAAAAACAGCCCTGGCAAGATTCAATGTGGCAGCGTATTCACAGGACTCTTTCCAGGATGCGGGATATAATAAAGGATTGTTCTTTTCAGGAAGTATTTTATACAAAGTAAATGACAAAACTACAGTGACACTGGATACGGAATTCCATGCTCCGGAAAAAACACTGAACGCCTACGTAAGGCAGTCTGAAAGGTTAACCATCAGTTCCATGAAAGATCTGCAGGGAGCTCACGAAAGGTCGTTTACCAGCAATGATATCGGTTCCAAAAGGACCAATTTTGTCACCATGGCGGAAGTAACGCATAAATTCAATGACCAGTGGACTTCCAGAACCTCGTACCAGAGAGGCGAAGCGAATGAGAATGAATCTATATTTTTGGTTTTAAACTATTTGAATAATAACTCAATAAGCAGAAGTATTCGCCCTTTTGACAATTATAAGATAACCACTGACAATATTCAGCAAAATTTTATTGGTGATTTCAAAATAGGAAAATTAAGAAATCGTCTGGTGGTAGGGTTAGATTATTTTCAGCAAACAAGCAAAAACCAGTTTCCAACTTTTAAGGTAGGGAATAACTTGTCATCAGTTTTTGCTCCATATCCTTTAAACGGAGTATTTACTGATGATTATGGGACACCAAAGGGGAATGATGTTGTAATGTTGGATTCTGGTTCTCCATGGACTTCAATTTCCAAAGACGTAATAAGATCAATTCCAAGAACAGGAACAGGATATGATATTAATAAAATAAGTACATTCAGCGTATATGCTTCTGATATTCTTAATATTACAGACAATCTTTTGATAATGGCAAGCTTAAGGATGGATAATTATAAAAGTGATAATGTCATTTCAAACGGTGTCGAAGGAAAAGGAAAGTATACCCAGACTCAGTTCTCACCAAAATTCGGGCTGGTATATGAAATTGTACAAAATGAAATTTCATTCTTTGCGAATTACGTCAACGGATTCAAAAATGTAGCACCTACAGTTGATCCACGAGATAAAAACACTTATATTGAGTATGACCCTGAGCAAGGAGACCAATTTGAAACAGGATTCAAACTTGACTTATTCGGTAAAAAGCTTCTGACTACCATAAGTTATTATAATATGAGAATCAAAAACCGTTTAATGCCTGATCCATCTGGAATCATTGGGCTTTACATTCAAGATGGGAATATTAAAAATCAAGGTTTTGAAGTAGATTTTGTAGCTAATCCAGTTAAGGGATTAAATATCGTAGCGGGGTATGGATTTAATGATAATAAATATGATGACAGAAGTGTAAATAATGGAAAAAGAAGTGCCTGGTCACCAAAACATGTGGCCAATCTCTGGACCAGCTACAAGGTAATGGATGGTGCTTATGAAGGTCTTGGATTCGGGGCCGGATTTAATTTCGTGGATAAAACGTATATCAATATCACCAACCATTTTCTGTCGCCTTCCTATACCACTGTAGGAGCCACTGTTTTCTATGATAAAAAGAAATACAGAATCGGTCTGAAAATGAATAATGCCCTGAACGAAACCTACTGGAATTTCTACGGACAGCCTCAGAAGCCAAGAGAGATCCTTGCCAACTTTGCATTTAAATTCTAG
- a CDS encoding PepSY-associated TM helix domain-containing protein yields MEKKTTDKKKKQGKSLTKKVTGWLHLWLGLVSGIIVLVVTLSGTMFVFCDEIIDLCGGSARYVQVPANTKKMSPEELLAKFHKQVPDRKAFYFDTYKEADRTFRVASATKPPKDKNAPKAGKSKERGPRGVFAYHYLDPYTGEIKGSTKSYEFFYIVAHIHAQLLAGKFGKTVVGVASIIFFVQLIGGLILWWPKKWNKTTRTAAFKIKSGTKWRRKNYDFHNVFGFYSLLPAVFITITGLIMAYEILTDLTQETFGGTKDAHKIAEKYEPAFDPEKKALSYSDFININFAEFPEARQVRMSIPRNDSATVYHVVAAKFIGLKSLSNGKSMETNKYTGKEIIYPKEVQRHEVIEHMNFDLHVGYWGGMFGKIFTFVIGIICTSLPVTGFLIWWGRRKKSPKKATEIKNIHQHRKEHHEQPA; encoded by the coding sequence ATGGAAAAGAAAACAACAGATAAAAAGAAAAAACAGGGGAAATCCCTGACGAAGAAAGTGACCGGCTGGCTGCATCTCTGGCTGGGGCTGGTGTCCGGAATTATTGTGCTTGTCGTAACGCTTTCCGGAACCATGTTCGTCTTCTGTGACGAGATTATTGATCTCTGCGGAGGAAGCGCCAGATATGTACAGGTTCCCGCCAATACAAAAAAAATGTCCCCTGAAGAGCTTCTTGCAAAATTTCACAAGCAGGTTCCGGACAGAAAAGCATTTTATTTTGATACCTATAAAGAAGCGGACAGAACTTTCAGGGTAGCATCAGCCACGAAACCTCCCAAAGATAAAAATGCACCCAAAGCAGGAAAGTCAAAAGAGCGGGGGCCGCGCGGGGTATTCGCCTATCATTATCTTGATCCGTATACCGGAGAAATAAAAGGCTCTACGAAAAGTTACGAATTTTTCTATATCGTGGCCCATATTCATGCCCAGCTGCTTGCTGGAAAGTTCGGGAAAACAGTGGTCGGGGTAGCTTCCATTATATTTTTTGTTCAGCTGATTGGCGGGCTTATCCTCTGGTGGCCTAAAAAATGGAATAAAACGACAAGAACAGCCGCATTTAAAATAAAATCAGGCACAAAATGGCGCAGGAAAAATTATGATTTCCACAATGTTTTCGGATTTTACTCTTTGCTTCCGGCCGTATTTATTACCATTACAGGATTGATTATGGCGTATGAAATTTTAACGGATCTTACACAGGAAACCTTTGGCGGAACAAAAGATGCCCATAAAATTGCAGAAAAGTACGAGCCTGCATTTGATCCCGAAAAAAAGGCTTTGTCTTACTCGGATTTTATTAATATCAATTTTGCAGAATTTCCTGAAGCAAGACAAGTCCGAATGAGCATTCCGAGAAATGATTCAGCTACCGTTTACCATGTGGTCGCCGCAAAGTTTATCGGACTGAAAAGCCTTTCCAACGGTAAAAGCATGGAAACCAACAAATACACCGGAAAAGAGATTATTTATCCCAAAGAAGTCCAGAGGCATGAAGTCATTGAACATATGAATTTTGATCTTCACGTGGGCTACTGGGGCGGAATGTTTGGTAAGATTTTCACTTTCGTGATCGGAATTATCTGCACCAGTCTTCCTGTAACGGGCTTTCTGATCTGGTGGGGAAGACGTAAAAAATCACCGAAAAAAGCAACAGAAATTAAAAATATTCATCAACATAGAAAGGAACATCATGAACAGCCGGCTTAA
- a CDS encoding alpha/beta hydrolase, with amino-acid sequence MNSRLKFLFLNLFLFFALLGKAQETMTIGEKQSLFSKILNEKRELWIHLPKTYNDTGISLVKYPVIYLLDAEINFEYYAGMTDFLAKPPYAEIPECIVVGIKNTERTRDLTPTKSQKKSPVNPDVVLFADSGGSENFARFIQEELKPFINKTYRTQDYSILAGHSFGGLFAVNVLLTHPEYFNAYVANDPSLWWDNSVLISRTKNYLEKNKKFPPHNFLYVSQADNEEQNKNWNSDMTQAIEEFKGIVENNGTLNYKHNFFENEVHGTVSYPGNYEALKFIFKGFRTDIKKLSGNPKLLEEEYKRFSEKAGTDFMPSETYLNAILKFMKSNGFTASEQYFNALKNKLYPKK; translated from the coding sequence ATGAACAGCCGGCTTAAATTCTTATTTCTGAATCTGTTCCTGTTTTTTGCCCTTTTGGGTAAGGCACAGGAAACAATGACCATAGGAGAAAAACAATCTTTATTTTCGAAGATACTAAATGAAAAAAGGGAACTATGGATTCATCTTCCTAAAACGTACAATGATACAGGAATTTCTCTTGTAAAATATCCTGTGATCTATCTTCTGGACGCAGAAATTAATTTTGAATATTATGCAGGAATGACTGATTTCCTTGCGAAACCTCCCTATGCCGAAATCCCGGAATGCATTGTTGTAGGAATTAAAAACACAGAAAGAACCAGAGACCTTACACCCACAAAGTCGCAGAAGAAAAGCCCGGTGAATCCTGATGTTGTTCTTTTTGCAGACAGTGGTGGAAGCGAAAATTTTGCCAGATTTATTCAGGAGGAGCTGAAACCATTCATCAATAAGACCTACAGAACTCAGGATTATTCTATTCTTGCGGGCCATTCTTTCGGGGGACTTTTCGCAGTGAACGTTCTGCTGACCCATCCGGAATATTTCAATGCCTATGTGGCCAATGATCCAAGTTTATGGTGGGATAACAGCGTTTTGATTTCCAGAACAAAAAACTATCTCGAAAAAAATAAAAAGTTTCCACCCCATAACTTTCTTTATGTTTCCCAGGCCGATAACGAAGAGCAGAATAAAAACTGGAATTCAGACATGACACAGGCCATTGAAGAATTCAAAGGAATTGTTGAGAATAACGGAACCTTGAACTATAAGCACAATTTTTTTGAAAATGAAGTCCACGGAACGGTTTCTTATCCGGGAAATTATGAGGCTTTGAAGTTTATTTTTAAAGGATTCAGAACCGATATTAAAAAGCTATCCGGAAATCCAAAGCTGCTTGAAGAAGAATACAAAAGATTTTCAGAAAAAGCAGGAACAGATTTTATGCCTTCAGAAACCTATCTGAATGCCATTCTCAAATTTATGAAAAGCAATGGCTTTACAGCATCAGAACAGTATTTTAATGCTTTGAAAAATAAACTCTATCCTAAAAAATAA
- a CDS encoding Crp/Fnr family transcriptional regulator encodes MIQKLLDSGLHWEKKEFGRYGFLKTSGSIDTDIYFVEKGSVRIFMMDENEERIIRFGYTGNIIVSLDSFLSGKPSELYIQAIKKTTVRIASKKDFYEFIGSSGENLKFWNSILEDLVLQQMEREKDLLISSPKERFERVLKRSPKLFQEVPNKYIANYLRMSPETLSRLKKS; translated from the coding sequence ATGATTCAAAAACTGCTGGACAGCGGACTTCACTGGGAAAAAAAAGAATTCGGAAGGTATGGGTTTCTGAAGACTTCAGGAAGTATTGATACTGATATTTATTTTGTGGAAAAAGGCAGTGTCCGCATTTTTATGATGGATGAGAATGAAGAAAGGATCATCCGGTTTGGTTATACCGGTAATATTATTGTTTCTCTGGATTCTTTTCTGTCCGGAAAGCCTTCTGAGCTGTATATTCAGGCGATAAAGAAAACAACGGTCCGGATAGCTTCAAAGAAAGATTTCTATGAATTTATAGGGTCTTCCGGAGAAAATCTTAAGTTCTGGAATTCTATTTTGGAAGATCTCGTCCTGCAGCAGATGGAGCGGGAAAAAGACCTGCTGATCAGCTCTCCGAAAGAACGCTTTGAAAGGGTATTGAAAAGAAGCCCGAAACTTTTCCAGGAAGTTCCGAATAAATATATTGCCAACTACCTCAGAATGTCTCCCGAGACCCTATCCAGATTAAAAAAATCTTGA
- a CDS encoding DinB family protein, producing the protein MKIYSLQLLDELKTLVQEHIQYAQDLLKESDERLNSRVSDNSWSVLECFEHLNRYGDFYIPEISRSISSSKTSSVPFFKPGILGNYFAESMRPKEKLNKMKTLKSMNPINSKLNRHVIEEFIRQQKQIVELLEKAGNADLNKVKTGISISKLIRLKLGDTFRFVIYHNARHIQQAERVLKNL; encoded by the coding sequence ATGAAAATTTATTCCCTACAATTGCTGGACGAACTGAAAACACTGGTTCAGGAACATATACAATATGCGCAGGATCTTTTGAAAGAATCTGATGAACGGCTTAATTCCAGGGTTTCCGATAACAGCTGGAGCGTCCTGGAATGCTTTGAACATCTTAACCGTTACGGAGATTTTTATATCCCGGAAATCAGCAGGAGCATTTCTTCCTCCAAAACATCCTCAGTTCCTTTTTTTAAACCCGGAATTCTGGGAAATTACTTCGCTGAAAGCATGCGGCCAAAGGAAAAATTAAATAAAATGAAAACCCTTAAAAGCATGAATCCCATCAACAGTAAGTTGAACAGACATGTGATAGAAGAATTTATTCGGCAGCAGAAACAAATCGTAGAATTATTGGAAAAAGCAGGAAATGCAGATCTTAATAAAGTCAAAACCGGGATCAGTATTTCGAAATTAATCAGGCTGAAACTGGGCGATACCTTTCGCTTTGTTATTTACCATAATGCAAGGCATATTCAACAGGCGGAAAGGGTTTTGAAGAATCTTTAA
- a CDS encoding isocitrate lyase/PEP mutase family protein, which yields MTNIQIFKELHIQDEPLLLGTVWNAQSAKGYQKLGYKALATSSSAVAHSLGYEDGEEMSFDEYFYIVERILKSVDVPLSVDLEGGYGHTSDEIVSNISKLAAIGVVGINIEDSVIIDGSRKLLTQEQLYEKLKPIISELKKNTVEIFINLRTDPFLLGIENPVDETLQRIIIFEELGVDGIFVPCITSENDIETIVNATGIPVNVMCMPELPDFATLKRLGVKRISSGNFLNDYIYNSLEAAGREVLLKQSFLPVFVQ from the coding sequence ATGACAAATATTCAGATTTTTAAGGAACTGCATATCCAGGATGAACCACTATTATTAGGAACTGTATGGAATGCCCAAAGTGCTAAAGGATATCAGAAACTGGGCTATAAAGCATTAGCGACCTCCAGTTCTGCAGTAGCCCACAGTTTGGGTTATGAAGATGGAGAGGAAATGAGCTTTGATGAATATTTCTATATTGTGGAAAGAATACTGAAATCGGTAGATGTACCTTTGTCCGTAGACCTGGAGGGTGGGTATGGACATACATCTGATGAGATCGTATCGAATATTTCAAAATTAGCAGCCATTGGTGTTGTAGGTATTAATATCGAAGACAGTGTAATCATTGATGGAAGCAGGAAGTTACTGACCCAAGAACAGCTCTATGAAAAATTGAAGCCGATTATTTCAGAACTGAAAAAGAATACTGTTGAAATTTTTATCAATTTAAGGACAGATCCGTTTTTATTAGGAATAGAAAACCCTGTTGACGAAACCTTACAAAGAATCATAATTTTTGAAGAATTGGGAGTGGATGGAATTTTCGTTCCCTGCATTACCTCTGAAAATGATATTGAAACCATCGTGAATGCCACCGGAATTCCTGTTAATGTAATGTGCATGCCTGAATTACCCGATTTTGCAACATTAAAAAGATTAGGAGTCAAAAGAATTTCTTCTGGTAATTTTTTAAATGATTATATTTATAATTCTTTAGAAGCAGCAGGCCGTGAGGTTCTTCTAAAACAAAGTTTTTTACCAGTTTTTGTGCAGTGA
- a CDS encoding bifunctional transcriptional activator/DNA repair enzyme AdaA, with the protein MKLTEDRMYQASLDKDSTFEGTYWMAVKTTGIFCRPTCTARKPKRENVEFFLNTAEAIQNGYRPCKICKPLEKLNETPSYIRELLNELLRDETLKIKDADLLTRNIEPVTVRRWFLKNHGITFQAFQRKLRMNKAFKKIKDGESIIETVLDSGYESLSGFNERFKNIVGVSPGNIKGQGIIDLKRIETPLGTMFACAVEEGICLLEFTDRKNMDRQFISLSRALQAEIVQGENKHFKQLEDELQEYFEGKRQSFDVPLYITGTEFQEKVWQLLREIPMGETRTYKQQSEFLGNPKAIRAVGTANGINKIAILIPCHRVIGSNGELVGYAGGIWRKQKLLELEKAILF; encoded by the coding sequence ATGAAACTTACGGAAGATAGAATGTATCAGGCCTCTCTTGATAAGGATTCCACATTTGAGGGAACTTACTGGATGGCTGTAAAAACGACAGGAATATTCTGCCGGCCAACCTGTACTGCCCGGAAGCCTAAAAGAGAAAATGTAGAATTCTTTTTAAATACAGCAGAAGCCATTCAAAATGGATACAGGCCTTGTAAAATTTGTAAACCGCTTGAAAAATTAAACGAAACCCCATCTTATATCAGGGAATTGCTGAATGAATTGCTGCGTGATGAAACTTTAAAAATTAAAGATGCCGATCTGCTAACGAGAAATATTGAACCTGTAACGGTTCGGCGTTGGTTTTTAAAGAACCATGGGATTACTTTTCAGGCATTTCAGAGAAAGCTGAGGATGAATAAGGCATTTAAAAAAATAAAAGACGGGGAAAGCATCATAGAAACTGTATTAGATTCAGGATACGAAAGCCTGAGCGGATTTAATGAACGTTTTAAAAATATTGTAGGTGTTTCACCGGGAAATATAAAAGGACAGGGAATAATTGATCTTAAAAGAATTGAAACTCCACTGGGAACCATGTTTGCCTGTGCAGTAGAGGAAGGAATCTGTCTGCTTGAATTTACTGACCGGAAAAATATGGACAGGCAATTTATATCACTGTCCAGAGCTTTGCAGGCCGAGATTGTTCAGGGAGAAAATAAACACTTTAAACAGCTGGAAGATGAATTACAGGAATATTTTGAAGGCAAAAGACAGTCCTTTGATGTTCCCCTTTACATAACAGGAACCGAATTCCAGGAAAAGGTATGGCAGCTCCTGCGTGAAATTCCGATGGGGGAGACCAGAACCTACAAACAGCAGTCTGAGTTCTTGGGAAATCCTAAGGCAATACGTGCGGTGGGAACAGCAAACGGCATCAATAAAATTGCGATTCTGATACCCTGCCACAGGGTCATCGGCTCAAACGGAGAGCTGGTGGGTTATGCGGGAGGAATCTGGAGAAAGCAAAAATTATTGGAACTGGAGAAGGCTATTTTGTTTTGA
- a CDS encoding DUF2911 domain-containing protein, producing MKKLLFALCISASALSFAQDYSVPAASPRQKVEQQFSMSKITIDYGRPGVKGRKIFGELVPYGQVWRAGANSSTKITFGQSVNFGGKIVPAGTYGLFIVPTEKEWKVILNKDFQQWGAYTYDPKQDVVDVTVPVNKLVDKQEWFEITLNPTDENSGNLVIKWDMAQAEVALKPAKPDAVIKISDKLKEIKKIESDAAKSKS from the coding sequence GTGAAAAAGTTACTATTTGCACTATGCATATCAGCTTCGGCTTTAAGTTTTGCGCAGGATTACTCAGTACCGGCAGCAAGTCCGCGTCAGAAGGTAGAACAGCAGTTTTCAATGTCTAAAATTACCATTGATTACGGAAGACCGGGAGTGAAGGGACGTAAGATCTTCGGAGAACTGGTTCCTTACGGACAGGTTTGGAGAGCAGGAGCGAACTCATCTACAAAAATTACATTCGGACAGTCTGTGAATTTCGGTGGGAAAATAGTTCCGGCCGGAACGTACGGTCTGTTTATTGTTCCTACAGAGAAAGAATGGAAAGTGATTCTTAATAAAGATTTCCAGCAGTGGGGTGCTTATACCTACGATCCGAAACAGGATGTGGTAGACGTTACGGTACCTGTAAATAAATTAGTCGATAAGCAGGAATGGTTTGAAATCACGCTAAATCCTACCGATGAGAATTCAGGAAACCTGGTGATCAAATGGGATATGGCTCAGGCGGAAGTGGCTTTAAAACCAGCAAAACCGGATGCCGTAATCAAGATTTCCGATAAACTGAAAGAGATTAAGAAAATAGAATCTGACGCTGCAAAAAGCAAAAGCTAA
- a CDS encoding GNAT family N-acetyltransferase: protein MKFSIQPVLETEEYQLIPLQQGDFESLYEVASDPRVWEQHPNKDRYKRDVFESFFKGAMESEGAFKIVEKSSGDVLGSTRFYNFDEAENRIFIGYTFYGTKSWGKGINPKVKKMMLDYIFQFVDKVHFHIGKENFRSQIALERIGGEKIAEEEVAYYAEPTRTNFVYEIKKENHL, encoded by the coding sequence ATGAAATTTTCAATACAACCTGTTCTTGAAACAGAGGAATACCAATTAATCCCCTTACAGCAAGGGGATTTTGAGTCTTTATACGAAGTAGCTTCGGATCCCCGGGTCTGGGAGCAGCACCCCAACAAAGACCGTTATAAAAGAGATGTTTTCGAAAGCTTTTTTAAAGGAGCCATGGAAAGTGAAGGAGCATTTAAGATCGTTGAGAAATCATCCGGTGATGTGTTGGGAAGCACCCGCTTTTACAATTTTGATGAAGCTGAAAACCGTATTTTCATAGGATATACATTTTACGGAACGAAATCCTGGGGAAAAGGGATCAATCCTAAAGTGAAGAAAATGATGCTCGATTATATCTTCCAGTTTGTAGATAAAGTGCATTTTCACATTGGAAAAGAGAATTTCCGTTCGCAGATTGCTTTGGAAAGGATTGGCGGGGAGAAAATCGCAGAAGAGGAAGTGGCTTATTACGCGGAGCCCACCAGAACCAATTTCGTCTACGAAATAAAAAAAGAGAATCATTTATGA
- a CDS encoding cupin domain-containing protein produces MKKYKIQQSPFVVPTKDGKLIEEHWGNSTGNSNVSVAHMVAPPNWSEPHQTPEFDEFTLIISGKKQFEIDGEVVILEKGQSILIEKGARVRYSNPFPDDCEYVSICLPAFSIDLVNREEEEV; encoded by the coding sequence ATGAAAAAATATAAGATCCAGCAATCGCCGTTTGTAGTTCCTACTAAGGACGGAAAACTGATTGAAGAACACTGGGGAAATTCCACAGGGAACTCCAACGTTTCTGTGGCTCATATGGTGGCGCCTCCCAATTGGAGTGAACCGCACCAGACTCCGGAGTTTGACGAATTTACCCTGATTATTTCCGGAAAGAAACAATTTGAAATAGACGGTGAAGTGGTCATTCTTGAAAAAGGACAAAGTATTCTCATAGAAAAAGGAGCAAGAGTACGTTACAGCAATCCTTTTCCGGATGACTGTGAGTATGTTTCCATCTGCCTTCCGGCGTTTTCTATAGATTTGGTGAACAGGGAAGAGGAGGAAGTTTGA